Genomic DNA from Providencia sp. PROV188:
AATAAAGGTATTAACCAACAAAGTTTACTCGCTGAGAACCTTGGTTTTGTCGTCCGTAGTATGACCATTGACTTTATTAAGGGCGCTCGGTTAGATGACCTGCTGGAAGTAGAAACGGAAGTCGTTGTAATAAAACTCGCTTCTTTACTCTTTCAGCAAAGGTTAGTTGATTTGCAAGGTAACTTGCTTTGTGGGGCGACAGCCCTAATTGCTTGTGTGGACACATCTAAAATGAAGCCGAAAGCGCTTCCTAAGTCTATTGTCGCGGAGTTTAAGCAGTGACTGACATGAATATCTTGGATTTATTCCTAAAAGCGAGCCTATTGGTTCAGCTGATTATGTTCGTTTTGATCGGTTTTTCTATTGCATCGTGGGCGATTATTATCCAGAGAACAAAAGTTTTAAATGCCGCCACGCGCGAAGCGGAAGCATTTGAAGATAAATTCTGGTCAGGTATCGAGCTGTCCCGATTATATAAAGAAAGCCAAGCTCGCCGTGATGCATTAGGTGGTGCAGAACAAATTTTTTACTCTGGCTTCAAAGAGTTTGTTCGCTTACATCAAGCTAATATTCATGCGCCTGATGCGGTAGTTACTGGTGCATCTCGTGCTATGCGCATTTCTATGAATCGTGAGTTGGAATCCGTTGAATCGCATATCCCATTTTTAGGTACCGTAGGATCAATTAGCCCTTATATTGGTCTGTTTGGTACCGTTTGGGGGATCATGCATGCTTTTATCGCACTGGGTGCGGTAAAACAAGCAACATTACAAATGGTTGCTCCGGGTATTGCGGAAGCTCTGATCGCAACAGCAATCGGTCTATTTGCTGCAATTCCAGCTGTTATGGCGTACAACCGCTTAAATTTACGTGTGAATAAACTTGAGCAAAGCTACGATAACTTTATGGAAGAATTCCTAGCTATCCTGCATCGTCAAGCATTCTCTGCTGATAAGAAATAAGACGGGGAGAAAAAGCGAATGGCGCGCAATAGTCGCAGACGTGAGCTAAAATCCGAAATCAACATTGTTCCATTACTGGACGTATTGTTGGTGCTTTTGCTGATTTTCATGGCAACTGCACCCATTATCTCTCAGAGCGTGGAAGTTGATTTGCCGGATGCAACAGATACCCAAACCGTCTCATCCAGTGATAATCCGCCCGTCATTTTAGAAGTGGCGGGTGTTGATCAATATAATTTATTGGTCGATGGTGAGCGCATGGAGTTACTGCCACCTGAACAAATTTCAGCAGTCGCAAAAGAGCAGTTAGAAAAAAATCCGAAAACGATTTTCCTAATTGGTGGTGCGAAAGAAGTTCCTTATGACGAAGTCATTAAGGCGCTGAACATGTTACATGGTGCCGGGATCAAATCTGTTGGTTTGATGACTCAACCTATTTAATTTGCTGACGCCACTTTGAGAGTGGCGCGGATATAGTTGAAAAGAATCGATTCTTTTTTTGGAAACCAGAGTGGGAAAGACAAAAGAGAAACAAGATGATTTGAAGCGCTCATTATTGATGTCAGCTGGGCTGCACATCTTATTGATTGCTTTGATCGTTATAGGCTCTTTAGTGACAGTCGTCCAACTTGGCGGCGGTGGGGAAGAGGGAACGGTCATTGATGCTGTGATGGTCGATCCAGGCGCAGTTGTTGAGCAATATAATCAATCTCAGCAGCAGCAAAAAAGCTCCCAGCAAGTAGCTAAAGAACGTAAAGAACAGCAACAAAAACAAGATGCTGAGCTAAGAGAAAAGCAAGAGCAGGAACAAAAACGTCTGCAAAAACTTGAAGAAGAACGGATCCAAACTCAGCGAGAAACCGAACAACAGCAAAAACAAGCTGAAGAGCAGAAAAAACAAGCCTTAGATGCGGCTAAAAAAGCGAAGGAAGAGCAAAAAATAGCGGAAGAAGCTGCTGCTCAAGCCAAAGCTGAAAAAGAAAAACTCGTAAAAGAGCAAGCGGCAGCGAAAGAAAAAGCTGACGCACAAGCTAAGAAAGAAGCTGAAGCTGCTAAGGCTAAGGCAGAAAAAGAAGCTAAAGAAAAAGCGGAAGCTGACGCTAAAGCTAAAGCTGATAAAGAAGCCAAAGCTAAAGCTGATGCTAAAGCGAAAGCTGACAAAGAAGCTAAGGCTAAGGCAGATAAAGAAGCTAAAGAAAAAGCGGACAAAGAAGCTAAAGCAAAAGCAGCTAAAGCCAAAGCTGAAGCTGCGAAAAGTGCATCATCTGTTGATGATTTGCTGGGTGATTTAACTGCATCAGGGCCAAGCAAGCAAGGTGGACAAACAGCTGCGGGTAGCGGTGGTGGTAAAAAATCAGGCGCATCGAATGCTGATGTTGATAGCTATGCCGGTAAAATTAAGGCTGCTGTTCAAAGTAAATTCTATGACTCAGAAAGTTATCGTGGACGTACTTGTGAACTGCAATTGAAGTTAGCACCAGATGGATTATTGGTGAATATTTCACCGAAAAATAATCCAGCAAATGATCCCGCGTTATGTGAGGCGGCAATGAGAGCAGCAAAACTTGCGACTATGCCAAAACCACCTAGCAGAGAGGTCTATGATACGTTTAATAAATCGGGTAGCACATTGGTATTTAAGCCTTGATTTTCAACAACTAAGAGCAGTCTGTATTGTAAATTTTGAGGCAATGTAATAAATAGTTTGTGTGCTATCTAGTTTTGTTAGTATACCTTTGTTAAAATTCAGCGAATTATTGCGGTGGTGAATATCGCAGTAAGGGAGATTAGGATGAAGCATGCGTTTAAAATAGTTCTCGGGTTCTTAATGCTATGGGCTACTGTTGCTCAGGCAGAGATCCGTATTGAGATTACTGAAGGTGTTAACTCAGCTCAGCCAATTGGCGTTGTCCCATTTAAATGGGCTGGCGCGGGTGCGCCGCCACAAGAAGTGGGCGGAATTGTCGGTGCTGATTTACGCAATAGTGGTAAATTTAACCCTATTGAACCAAGCCGCATGCCTCAGCAACCTGGCACGGCTTCAGAAGTGACGCCAGAAGCTTGGACTGCGTTAGGCATTAACGCGGTTGTTGTTGGTCAAGTTCAACCAGCAGCTGATGGTAGCTTTGTTGTTAGCTATCAGTTAGTGGATGTTGCCGCTAACCCAGGTGCAGTTTTAGCGCAAAACCAATTTAAAGTGACCAAAGATTGGTTACGCTATGCAGCGCATACTGCAAGTGATGAAGTATTTGAGAAATTGACTGGCATCCGTGGTGCTTTCCGTACACGTATTGCTTACGTGGTGAAGACCAACGGCGGTCAATATCCGTTTGAATTACGAGTTTCTGACTATGACGGTTTTAACCAATTCACGGTTCACCGTTCGCCAGAACCTTTAATGTCGCCAGCTTGGTCACCAGATGGCCAAAAGATTGCGTACGTAACGTTTGAAAGTGGTAGTTCTGCGCTAGTTATCCAGACTCTATCAAGTGGTGCGGTTCGTCAGGTTGCATCATTCCCACGTCATAATGGGGCACCTGCATTCTCACCAGATGGGACTAAACTAGCTTTTGCTCTGTCTAAGACAGGCAGCCTGAATTTATATGTGATGGACTTAGGTAGTGGTCAAATTCGTCAAGTAACAGATGGTCGTAGTAACAATACTGAACCAAGCTGGATGCCGGATAGCCAAACTTTAGTTTATACCTCTGATCAGGCAGGACGTCCGCAGATTTATAAAATGAATATTAATGGTGGTAGTCCTGTTCGTGTCTCCTATGAAGGATCACAAAATCAGGATGCTGATGTAAGCCCGGATGGAACTTTCTTAGTGATGGTCAGCTCCGGGGGCGGTCAGCAACATATCGCCAAACAGGATCTGGCAACGGGTAACGTTGAATATTTAACGTCAACGTTTCTAGATGAAACGCCGAGTATCGCACCTAACGGCACTATGGTAATTTATAGCTCCTCTCAAGGCTTGGGGACTATATTGCAGCTAGTTTCGACCGACGGGCGTTTCAAAGCGCGTCTTCCGGCAACCGATGGACAGGTTAAATTCCCTGCCTGGTCGCCGTATCTGTGATGCATAATAATAATGTGTGGCAAAAATATTAAGGATCAAAACGATGCAACTGAATAAAGTGCTTAAAGGGCTGATGATCGCATTACCAATCATGGCAGTCGCAGCTTGTAGCTCTAACAAAAACAACGACCAAACTGGTGATGATTCTTCTATGAATCAAACTAACACTGGTCTGTCTGCGGAAGAGCTGGCACGTCAGCAAATGGAACAACTGCAACAGAACAACACTGTTTACTTTGGTTTCGATAAATACAACGTATCTCCAGAGTACGCTGAAATGTTAGATGCACACGCAGCATTCCTGCGTAGCAACCCATCTGTACGTGTTGTTGTTGAAGGCCATGCGGATGAGCGCGGTACTCCAGAATACAACATCGCACTGGGCGAGCGTCGTGCTAACGCAGTTAAAATGTATCTGCAAAGCAAAGGCGTTTCAGGTGACCAAGTTTCACTGGTTTCTTACGGTAAAGAAAAACCAGCTGTGTTAGGTCACACTGAAGCAGACTACGCGAAAAACCGTCGTGCAGTCATTGCATACTAATAGATAAGCGAAATTATCTATTATGAACAGTAACTTCAGACAATTACTAGTTGGTCTGTCGTTATTGGTTGGCGTAGCGGCCCCTTGGGCCGCTATTGCCCAAGCGCCAATCAACAATGTCGGATCGGGTTCTTCCGCAGACCGCCTCACTCAACTTGAGACCGCTGTTAGCTCTCAAGGTCAAATGATTTATCAAATCCAGCAGCAATTAGCCGATAACCAACGTGATATTGATATGTTACGTGGACAGATTCAAGAAAGTGAATACAAATTGAATCAAGTTGTTGAGCGCCAAAAAGATTTGTACATGCAATTAGACAAAGCGAGTGGTGGTGATTCTTCAAGCTCTTCAGATGCAACTGATACTAGTGCATCAAATGCACAATCATCTTCTTCAGATACGCCAGCTGCAAGCTCCGGCGGTAATGAAAAAGATGATTACAATGCAGCTGTTAAACTGGCAATGGAAAGTAAGTCCAAAGCACAGATTGATGAAGCGATTGGTGCATTACAAGGGTTTATCAAAACATATCCAAAATCTGGATATCAATCGAATGCCAACTATTGGCTAGGACAGTTAAACTACAACAAAGGTAGCAAGGATGACGCCGCATTCTACTTTGCGACTGTAGTTAAGCAGTATCCTAAGTCTCAAAAAAGCAGTGAAGCCTTATTTAAAGTGGGGTTGATCATGCAAGATAAGGGACAGAAAGATAAAGCGAAGGCTGTTTACCAGCAGGTATTACAACAATACCCAAATAGTTCTGGTGCAAAACTTGCAGAGAAGAAGCTCAGTACACTGTAATTGATAACCCCGAAGCGATGTAGCCGAATATTTCGGGGTTATCCGTATGTTTAGTGTGCACTTAATCTTTTTTTTAAAAAAAACCATTGCACCCTCGTCAGAAATCAGTAATATAAGCCGCCGTTGATACGAGAAAGCGCGGGTTGATAAATCCGAGTCATATCAGCAAGAATCGATTAAACATTGATTCTAAAAACATTTAGATGGGTCGTTAGCTCAGTTGGTAGAGCAGTTGACTTTTAATCAATTGGTCGCAGGTTCGAATCCTGCACGACCCACCATCTAAATCAGTAAACAATTTAAGCAGCAAAGATGGGGCGTTAGCTCAGTTGGTAGAATTGTTAACTGTTAATAAGATGGTTGCAGGTTCAACCCGTAGGGTGAGACCGAAGGTCGAAGAATTCTGTACGTTCTCGACATTATATTAGTACAGAAAAGCAAGAAATTAGATGGGTCGTTAGCTCAGTTGGTAGAGCAGTTGACTTTTAATCAATTGGTCGCAGGTTCGAATCCTGCACGACCCACCATCTAAAAGCAGTAAACAATTTAAGCATTTCAGATGGGTCGTTAGCTCAGTTGGTAGAATTGTTAACTGTTAATAAGATGGTTGCAGGTTCAGCCCGTAGGGTGAGACCGAAGGCCGAAGAATACTGTACGTTCTCGATATTATATTAGTACAGAAAATCAAAAAATTAGATGGGTCGTTAGCTCAGTTGGTAGAGCAGTTGACTTTTAATCAATTGGTCGCAGGTTCGAATCCTGCACGACCCACCATCTCAAGTAAAACTCCAGTGATTGAATTATACCTCGATAAGATGGTTGCAGGTTCAACACGAAGTGTCAGTTCGAAGAACTGAAATCCTGCACGACCCACCATCTCAAGTACCCCAAAAACCAGCATTCCCTCGCCAGCCTAATACCATTTATTCCAGATTTTCAGGAATTAACCCATTATCCTTTAAGATCCCGATAACAATTTCTTGCACTTTTAAACCTACCGCTCGGTTATCTTGATAACCAAACAGTTCAATGGCTTCAGTCATCGCTTCCATAAAATGGCTCATCAAGCAATGTAGAGATAATGCAGCTTTTTGCGCAGTGCTACAGTCAAAAATCGTTTCAGTTGCTTGAATAACACGCACAGGCATCCATTGCTGGTAATGTTTACCGTTATACCAAACATCATGCTGTGTATTTCCATGAGCAACAGTTTGTTCAAGTAAACTGAGAAAAAAGCGTTTCATGTCAGTGCTTCTTGACCAAGCACTCCATAGCTCATTACGCGTTAATGCAATTGCTACTTGGTGTGCTTCAAACCAAAAATCCGTAACCAGTTCATTAAACTGATGTTCACTTAACGGTGCAGGTTTTAATACGCGAGGATTAGGCGACGGTAGTGCATCCGTGATCCCGGTTTTATCTAACAGCACCATGAAACCACGTGAGTAAGTACTATCTAACCCTTGTTGCTGCATTTTGAGTAATCGAGAAGGTTCTGCAAATGTAAAATCTACTTTGCGCCCCTCTTCATAAATTACTAAGCAGGTGGGATCTTCTGGCTCATTTTCACCACCATTTTCTAAATGTAATGCGATTAATGGATTGGCAATAAGGCTAACCCATTGTTTATCATTGAAAAGTGTAGTCACACCATGACCAATGAGTTCAATATCGATGTCTGAATAGCCATCGATGTCTAATTCTCTCCCTCTAGATCCAGTCAGTATGACGGCTTCGATTCTAGGTTCGAGTAGTGAAATAGAAATTATTTTATTTAATAGCGTTGCAGGTGATTCCATAACTAACCTATTGGAGTTAACAGAAGCCGCTAAGATACCGACAAATGAGGATAAAAGCGAAAAACAAATCGTGAAAAAGGGCACTATGATAAAATCATTCGCTTATAGGTGAAAAGGTTGGAGACATCTTAGCCAAATAAGCGTATCTTGTTTAGTATATAAAACAAAAGTATGTAGAATTAGGGGTTTTATGAATATTTATAAGCATAAAATAACTTTCTACTAAACAGAGGCAAGAAATGAGCGAGTTTATCGATTTTGACCATGCTGTTTATCCTTTTCCTCCTAAGCCAGCACTGTTAAATACCGATCAGAAAGCATTTTATCGTGAGCGCATTAAGCAATTATTGGTCGAAAAAAATGCGGTGATCATAGCCCATTACTATACCGATCCTGAAATACAAGCATTAGCTGAAGAAACTGGCGGCTGTGTTGCCGACTCCCTTGAGATGGCGCGTTTTGGCGCTCGACATGATGCATCAACCCTTGTTGTTGCTGGCGTACGATTTATGGGGGAAACAGCCAAAATCCTAAGCCCAGAAAAAAATGTCTTGATGCCAACACTCGACGCACAATGCTCGCTGGATATTGGCTGCCCAGACGAAGAATTTGCCCGCTTCTGTGATGCTCACCCAGACAGAACTGTGGTGGTGTATGCGAACACGTCAGCCGCGGTAAAGGCCCGTGCAGATTGGGTCGTGACATCCAGTATTGCGGTGGAGTTGATTGAACACTTAGATAGCCTCGGCGAAAAGATTATTTGGGCGCCGGATAAGCACTTAGGGCGCTATGTTCAACAACAAACTGGCGCGGATATTCTTTGTTGGCAAGGGGCTTGTATCGTTCACGATGAATTTAAGACCCAATCATTAGAGAAAATGAAAGCCATGTATCCTGAAGCGGCGGTATTGGTTCATCCTGAATCGCCTCAGGCGGTTGTAGATTTAGCGGATGCTGTCGGTTCAACTAGCCAACTGATTAAAGCTGCACAAACGTTACCTAACCCATCCATGATAGTAGCGACCGATAAGGGTATTTTTTATAAAATGCAGCAAGCGTGTCCAGATAAGTCACTGTATATTGCTCCAACGGCAGGTGAGGGGGCCACATGTAGAACTTGTGCCCATTGTCCTTGGATGGCAATGAATGGCTTACAGGCGATTACAGCGGCTTTAGAAGGCAATGGTATCGAGCACCAAATTCATGTAGACGCACAGCTGCGTGAAAAAGCCCTATTACCATTGGATAAAATGTTAAAGTTTGCAGAAAGTCTAAAATAACAACCAAAAATGAGCGGTTTAATTTCAAATAAGTTAACCGTGTGATATTGATGAGCAATGCTATTTTAACGATGAATGATAAATAGGATTTGAAAATGGAGTTTTTTAGCACCGCAAATACGTTAGTGCAGATCCCTGTATGGGGAACTATTTATGACCTTTCGTATATTGAAGCTGTTGGCACAATAGCGGGTTTATTGTGCATTCTATTGGCAAGCTTTGAAAAAACTATCAACTACTTATTTGGTCTCATTAATGTGACCTTATTCGCAGTGATTTTTTTCCAAATTCAGTTATACGCTAATTTGCTTTTACAGGTATTTTTCTTCGGCGCCAATATTTATGGTTGGTATGCATGGAGTCGCGTATCAAATGCTCAAGAAGCAGAGCTGAAAATCCGTTGGCTAAGTCTTCCTAAGGCGTTAACAACGCTGGTTATTTCGGTTTTAGCTATTATTTTCCTTACCTTTAATATTGATGCGGCATTTGGGCGCCTTGCAACTTGGGCGGTTGAATTATTAAACCTATTTGGCGCTAACTTAACCTTACCAACGCTAGATCCAGATGCTTTCCCATTCTGGGATTCCACAATGACTGTGTTATCTGTGGTAGCGATGATTTTAATGACCCGTAAGTATGTAGAAAACTGGCTACTCTGGGTAGTGATTAACGTTATTAGTATTGTGATTTTCTTTATCCAAGGCGTTTATGCAATGTCACTGGAATATTTAATTCTGCTTGGTATTGCATTGAATGGTTCTCGGTTGTGGATCAAATCCGCGAAAGAAAATGGCTCAACGGCGTTATCTCGTGACTAAGCTTCTTGTTAAGTTAGTTACTCAATAGGAAAAAATGCAAAAAACGGTTAAAGTAACATCATCGTTATTTAGCCGTTTCTTTATATTTTTACTCTGTATTATCCCTCAACTGT
This window encodes:
- the pal gene encoding peptidoglycan-associated lipoprotein Pal, whose product is MQLNKVLKGLMIALPIMAVAACSSNKNNDQTGDDSSMNQTNTGLSAEELARQQMEQLQQNNTVYFGFDKYNVSPEYAEMLDAHAAFLRSNPSVRVVVEGHADERGTPEYNIALGERRANAVKMYLQSKGVSGDQVSLVSYGKEKPAVLGHTEADYAKNRRAVIAY
- the tolA gene encoding cell envelope integrity protein TolA, translated to MGKTKEKQDDLKRSLLMSAGLHILLIALIVIGSLVTVVQLGGGGEEGTVIDAVMVDPGAVVEQYNQSQQQQKSSQQVAKERKEQQQKQDAELREKQEQEQKRLQKLEEERIQTQRETEQQQKQAEEQKKQALDAAKKAKEEQKIAEEAAAQAKAEKEKLVKEQAAAKEKADAQAKKEAEAAKAKAEKEAKEKAEADAKAKADKEAKAKADAKAKADKEAKAKADKEAKEKADKEAKAKAAKAKAEAAKSASSVDDLLGDLTASGPSKQGGQTAAGSGGGKKSGASNADVDSYAGKIKAAVQSKFYDSESYRGRTCELQLKLAPDGLLVNISPKNNPANDPALCEAAMRAAKLATMPKPPSREVYDTFNKSGSTLVFKP
- a CDS encoding aminoglycoside 6-adenylyltransferase — protein: MESPATLLNKIISISLLEPRIEAVILTGSRGRELDIDGYSDIDIELIGHGVTTLFNDKQWVSLIANPLIALHLENGGENEPEDPTCLVIYEEGRKVDFTFAEPSRLLKMQQQGLDSTYSRGFMVLLDKTGITDALPSPNPRVLKPAPLSEHQFNELVTDFWFEAHQVAIALTRNELWSAWSRSTDMKRFFLSLLEQTVAHGNTQHDVWYNGKHYQQWMPVRVIQATETIFDCSTAQKAALSLHCLMSHFMEAMTEAIELFGYQDNRAVGLKVQEIVIGILKDNGLIPENLE
- the nadA gene encoding quinolinate synthase NadA — encoded protein: MSEFIDFDHAVYPFPPKPALLNTDQKAFYRERIKQLLVEKNAVIIAHYYTDPEIQALAEETGGCVADSLEMARFGARHDASTLVVAGVRFMGETAKILSPEKNVLMPTLDAQCSLDIGCPDEEFARFCDAHPDRTVVVYANTSAAVKARADWVVTSSIAVELIEHLDSLGEKIIWAPDKHLGRYVQQQTGADILCWQGACIVHDEFKTQSLEKMKAMYPEAAVLVHPESPQAVVDLADAVGSTSQLIKAAQTLPNPSMIVATDKGIFYKMQQACPDKSLYIAPTAGEGATCRTCAHCPWMAMNGLQAITAALEGNGIEHQIHVDAQLREKALLPLDKMLKFAESLK
- the tolR gene encoding colicin uptake protein TolR; this translates as MARNSRRRELKSEINIVPLLDVLLVLLLIFMATAPIISQSVEVDLPDATDTQTVSSSDNPPVILEVAGVDQYNLLVDGERMELLPPEQISAVAKEQLEKNPKTIFLIGGAKEVPYDEVIKALNMLHGAGIKSVGLMTQPI
- the ybgC gene encoding tol-pal system-associated acyl-CoA thioesterase; this encodes MLFRWPVRVYYEDTDAGGVVYHARYLAFFERARTEMLRNKGINQQSLLAENLGFVVRSMTIDFIKGARLDDLLEVETEVVVIKLASLLFQQRLVDLQGNLLCGATALIACVDTSKMKPKALPKSIVAEFKQ
- the tolB gene encoding Tol-Pal system beta propeller repeat protein TolB, with protein sequence MKHAFKIVLGFLMLWATVAQAEIRIEITEGVNSAQPIGVVPFKWAGAGAPPQEVGGIVGADLRNSGKFNPIEPSRMPQQPGTASEVTPEAWTALGINAVVVGQVQPAADGSFVVSYQLVDVAANPGAVLAQNQFKVTKDWLRYAAHTASDEVFEKLTGIRGAFRTRIAYVVKTNGGQYPFELRVSDYDGFNQFTVHRSPEPLMSPAWSPDGQKIAYVTFESGSSALVIQTLSSGAVRQVASFPRHNGAPAFSPDGTKLAFALSKTGSLNLYVMDLGSGQIRQVTDGRSNNTEPSWMPDSQTLVYTSDQAGRPQIYKMNINGGSPVRVSYEGSQNQDADVSPDGTFLVMVSSGGGQQHIAKQDLATGNVEYLTSTFLDETPSIAPNGTMVIYSSSQGLGTILQLVSTDGRFKARLPATDGQVKFPAWSPYL
- the pnuC gene encoding nicotinamide riboside transporter PnuC, yielding MEFFSTANTLVQIPVWGTIYDLSYIEAVGTIAGLLCILLASFEKTINYLFGLINVTLFAVIFFQIQLYANLLLQVFFFGANIYGWYAWSRVSNAQEAELKIRWLSLPKALTTLVISVLAIIFLTFNIDAAFGRLATWAVELLNLFGANLTLPTLDPDAFPFWDSTMTVLSVVAMILMTRKYVENWLLWVVINVISIVIFFIQGVYAMSLEYLILLGIALNGSRLWIKSAKENGSTALSRD
- the cpoB gene encoding cell division protein CpoB yields the protein MNSNFRQLLVGLSLLVGVAAPWAAIAQAPINNVGSGSSADRLTQLETAVSSQGQMIYQIQQQLADNQRDIDMLRGQIQESEYKLNQVVERQKDLYMQLDKASGGDSSSSSDATDTSASNAQSSSSDTPAASSGGNEKDDYNAAVKLAMESKSKAQIDEAIGALQGFIKTYPKSGYQSNANYWLGQLNYNKGSKDDAAFYFATVVKQYPKSQKSSEALFKVGLIMQDKGQKDKAKAVYQQVLQQYPNSSGAKLAEKKLSTL
- the tolQ gene encoding Tol-Pal system protein TolQ; the protein is MTDMNILDLFLKASLLVQLIMFVLIGFSIASWAIIIQRTKVLNAATREAEAFEDKFWSGIELSRLYKESQARRDALGGAEQIFYSGFKEFVRLHQANIHAPDAVVTGASRAMRISMNRELESVESHIPFLGTVGSISPYIGLFGTVWGIMHAFIALGAVKQATLQMVAPGIAEALIATAIGLFAAIPAVMAYNRLNLRVNKLEQSYDNFMEEFLAILHRQAFSADKK